In one Nostoc sp. KVJ3 genomic region, the following are encoded:
- a CDS encoding phosphopantetheine-binding protein — protein sequence MTAEKFIPNPFAETGSRLYKTGDIARYLPDGNIEFIGRVDRQVKIRGFRIELGEIETILSQHPQVQQAVVVVRESDRNKSLVAYLVSKQTLNVSELQRFLREKLPEYMMPSTFIMLKALPLTSNGKVNHNALPESNGDRPELAATYEPPQTEVEQTIVNIWEQMLHVEKVGIHDNFFDIGGHSLLLVQVHAKLREVFPTDISVLNLFEYPTINSLAKYLTHKQIEISSFEESTQRAESRTTSRQSRAQYR from the coding sequence TTATATAAAACTGGTGATATAGCTCGTTACTTACCTGACGGCAATATCGAATTTATTGGACGAGTCGATCGCCAAGTAAAAATTAGGGGCTTCCGCATTGAACTTGGAGAAATTGAAACCATCCTGTCTCAACATCCGCAAGTGCAACAGGCTGTAGTGGTAGTTCGGGAAAGCGATCGCAATAAATCCTTAGTAGCCTACCTTGTTTCTAAGCAAACACTCAATGTTAGCGAATTGCAAAGATTTCTCAGGGAGAAACTACCAGAATACATGATGCCCTCAACTTTCATCATGTTAAAGGCTTTGCCACTAACATCTAATGGTAAAGTTAATCATAATGCGCTCCCAGAATCAAATGGCGATCGCCCAGAATTGGCAGCAACTTATGAACCACCGCAAACTGAGGTAGAGCAAACCATTGTTAATATCTGGGAACAGATGCTTCATGTTGAAAAGGTGGGCATTCATGATAATTTCTTTGATATTGGTGGTCATTCATTATTGCTTGTGCAAGTTCATGCCAAACTCAGAGAAGTTTTTCCCACAGATATATCAGTTCTTAATTTATTTGAATATCCAACTATTAACTCCTTGGCTAAATATTTAACGCATAAACAGATTGAAATATCTTCTTTTGAGGAAAGTACTCAACGCGCTGAAAGTCGCACTACTTCTAGGCAGTCAAGAGCGCAATATCGGTAA